The DNA segment GCGCGCCtcgccgccccgcgccgccagACATGGCTGCGCTGAGACACCGCCCGGGACGCGGAGCGAGGGCGCGGCGCCGCTCCGGCCCCCCCGCGCCCGGATGCGCCTGCGCCGAGGGCGGCGCCGTCAGCGGCCGGGCGGGCCCGGCGGGCCGCGGGGGGcccgggcggcgggggcggcgctgAGACCCGGCGGGGACCGAGAGGGGACCGGCCACCGAGCGTGGCGGCGAGCGGGCGTACGCTTCACCACCGCGCGTTGTGGCGTGTCGCGGCGCTTTTCTAgatttaccttttcttttttttttttttttttcctttttttcccttctcaagCGAGGCTGCGTCTGCTCCCCCTTCCCCAAATTGaggtgggtttttgtttttactgcCCCTTCGGGGAACATCTCCGCCCCCTGCCTTTCCCCCGACGCACGGCCGCCGGCTCTCGGCAGCCGCTGGGGCTGGAAGGGTCCCAGCCCCTTCTCAGCCCCCCCTCCCCGCTCTCACTGGGGACCGGCGGCGCGCCAGCTCCTGCCATCCGAGAAGAAAATATCAACTGTAATTTTTAATGACGATTAGTTAACCCTTTCAGCCCACCGCCTGAGTCATGCACCACACAAAAGTTACTTCCCTTTCAAGCGCTAATTTCCCCGTACACAACTTTTCAGCCTCAGTTCTCAAAGCGTTTTACACGGCAGTCGTCACTTTCCGACCTCACGTGGAAGCGACTTCTCCGTGCTGCACGGGCGACAGCGCCCGGGAACCCCCTCGCCACGTCCAGAGTTCTGCTCAGGAAAACGTGCTCCCCCCAGCTTGGTCACTCGACAGAGTACCGCGCTGGCTAAATAAATGTGCAGTACATGATCATGCGAACAGCTTTGTGCTGTAGAGTTGGATTCTGTTCTAAAAGCTCCTGGGTAACTGTCTGGTTTGACAATTTAAAAGAAACCAAATCTTTTCCCTATTACTTTCGGTACAGGTTTGACGTTCTAAGGGTATTTAGTTTATTAGGATTTATCATTAAATCTACATTTCTTTATCTTCTTTTGCTCTTTTactatattattttttatattgacTGCTCTCCCACAAAAGAATTACTTTTAACTAGTTAGTTTGTACTAGAGACATTTTTCTGCGCTaccatattttcattttaattagagggtgttttttctcttaaatcTTTCTTGCATAAacttaatattttattagtCCTTTCattgctttagaaaaaaataattatttttttaaatgcatacaTTTAAGCATTCCAGTCAATTAACTTTATATTAACAGTGTAAAACATTGAGAgagaatatttttctcaaaCTCTTACAATGACAGTGTTTGTGATACCAGGCTTAGATGCAGCTTTCAGTCCCACACGTTTAATGAAAACAACATAGAATGGAAGAGAAATCTGCAGAGAAATTAATATAGCCTGAAACTTACACCAAAGGAAACTTAGCCTTCCACAAAACATATGActttatgaattaaaaaaaaggactttAATCCCTAATCAGGACAAAAATGTATATTAACTAAAATAAATCTTACTCTCAGAAAATCATAAGCAGTTTTTTCTCCTTCTATTTGCTTCCTAAACAGCTGGAGCACCTTGGAACTTAGAGCGCTGTAGTTTCTCTGGAAGTTTCAGGAGAGGTAGTAGCCGGAGAAATGGACTGGACGCTTGTCTTAGAACTGCAAAATGTATTATTCTTTCTAATCAGATGTTAACTCTGCATGGCTGCTGTGTGTTGCTATCCTATGGGAAAGGTGCTTAAAGAAAAAGTCTATAATGATGCCTAATCTCATTCTGGAAAGTGGATTGATTATCAGCAGACATAGGCACCTGATATATTTTACTTCTGACGTTGCAAAAGCTCACTGAAAGTAGGAGTATTT comes from the Taeniopygia guttata chromosome 5, bTaeGut7.mat, whole genome shotgun sequence genome and includes:
- the LOC115495337 gene encoding uncharacterized protein, with amino-acid sequence MDARRRRSSAAAAAASQRAPPPERASPPRAARHGCAETPPGTRSEGAAPLRPPRARMRLRRGRRRQRPGGPGGPRGARAAGAALRPGGDREGTGHRAWRRAGVRFTTARCGVSRRFSRFTFSFFFFFFLFFPSQARLRLLPLPQIEPQFSKRFTRQSSLSDLTWKRLLRAARATAPGNPLATSRVLLRKTCSPQLGHSTEYRAG